One Microbacter margulisiae genomic window carries:
- a CDS encoding YbjQ family protein yields METRMTTTAFEIAGYKISKNLGVVRGILVRSRSIVGNIGAGFQTLFGGNITILSDLCEKTRNEAFVMMLQHAEMLGANAVVGVRYESTEIMSGVTEVICYGTAVIVEQA; encoded by the coding sequence ATGGAAACAAGAATGACCACCACAGCTTTTGAGATTGCCGGCTACAAAATCAGTAAAAACCTGGGCGTAGTAAGAGGCATATTAGTCCGTTCACGATCCATTGTCGGCAACATTGGTGCCGGATTTCAAACCCTGTTTGGCGGCAACATAACGATCCTGTCCGATCTGTGTGAGAAAACCCGTAACGAAGCCTTTGTAATGATGTTGCAACATGCTGAAATGCTCGGAGCCAATGCAGTCGTCGGCGTACGCTACGAATCGACTGAAATTATGTCGGGTGTCACCGAAGTAATCTGCTATGGCACTGCCGTCATTGTGGAACAGGCGTAG